CAAGGTGACCGGAACCGCCAGCTCTATGGTCCTCAAGGTGTAATCCCTAGCCAGTCCGTTTTCGTCCAGGCTGGTTGAGGCGAAGGAGGAGTAGAGAGACTGTCTCAAAAGGGCCCCCTCCGAGGAGGCGAGATACGACCGGTCGGGCTCGGGAAGCTGGGCATCGTTGAACCGGAGAGAGCCAGGGGCCGAGTCCCTCTCTTTCGTGGCGGGAGAGCCAAAGAGCTCCGCCGTTTTGCCGGAGCTCAACATCCCGGCGTCCTCGCAGATCTGAAATCCCTCTCGAAGGATCCCTTTTACCGTCCTGCCAGGCAGACAGGGGAGGTCCGTTACGTCTCTGTAGACCATGGCGTCCAGATCGGAGCCTCTGCCTATTCCCGATCCGGCGTGCCAGAAGCTGAGGATCTGAATCTCTATGAGGATCGATTTCATTACAATCCCTCCTGTCTAATCCTGTCGACAGAACACAGGCTTATTACATCGTTGAGAGGAGAACGATTATCCGTCGAGAAAAGGGAGTCCTTGCCGTCCCTGCCGGTTATAGCCTCAAGGGCTTCCAGTAACTTTTTGCAATAATCCCCTTTATCCTTGTGAACCTCTATAATTCTCTCGAAATCCCTACAGGCCCTGTCTTTCCCTACGGCGACTTTGGAGAGTATGCCCCTTAAGGTGCCTCTTGGCATGGCGGAGACCGAGTCCTTCAGAACTCGTAAGGAGGCCAGAGATGGGGCACTCTGCCCATTGGTCTTGCCTCCGGTGGTATAGGGCATCATGGTCATGGTCGTAGTCGTGTCCATGGCCAGGTTGCGGAAGGTGAGCTCTCGCTCTATGATTCCGCTGAAATCGTCGGCCATAGTGGTGGTGACCCTCCAGAAAGCCAAAGAAGAGCAACTTCGGTCGGTTTTTCGGTCTGTTTTTCGGGCAGTTTTGTCCTTGGCGTAGGAACAGAGGGATTCGCTCAGTTCGTAGGCTTGGGAGAAAGGGAAGTTGCTCTTTACGTAGGCGATTCCCGCACAGGCGGTCAACCCCTCCGATAGATCCGGAAGGTTCAGACCTCTCAGCTCTTTGGCGCTTTCCTCCTCGAAGGCACACAAGAAGCGATCGGCGAAATCCAGGCCATCTGCCCCTCTTAGGATGACGGTGACGTCGTCTCCGGCGCAGACTAAAGGCCGGAAGGGATAGAAACTGCCTCCCTTTTCGACGGTTTCCTCGACGAGAGGGGACAGGGCGATCTGAAGGGACCGCTCCGAGGCACTCTGGATCGCCGAGGAGAACCTCTCGTACACTTTGGCCACGCTATAGTCTTTCTCGCCGGAAAGCCCCTCGAAAAGCTTTATAACTATGGCCCCTAGGCCGTTGCCGTCGATATGGACCACAGCCACGTCGCCTTTATCGCTACTCACGATCTCCGCCATGTCCATAGGCAACTGAATCGTTTCGTCTTTTGCCCTGTCCGCTCCGAGGGCTTTTTCCGCCATAAAAGAATGGGCCAGGCCGGAGGACGCTCTATCCCTTAGGACCATAGATAGGTCCGCAGGCTCTCTATCTCCACCTTGGGAAAAACTGCCTACCGCAGGGAGCCCAGATCTGGGACACCGCTCCACAAGAGGCCCAGCCGGAGGCAGCGATGGAAAGGCCAGCCCTCGCCGGTTCATAAGGACCCTTTCCGCTTTTTTCATTGTCTCCGCCAGGCCATCTTTCACCGGAAGCAGAGTCTGGACGAAGTCCAGCCCCGATGCGTAGAGGGACAGGGCCATCGGGACCACCTTGAGAACCTCCTCACCGTCTCCCTCGTGAAAGAACAGGACCCTTACTCCCCCTGCTGCTTTGGAGATAATGTCGTAGTCATCGCCGGGCCTGAGGCCTAGCCCCTCGAACAACTTGCCGAAAAAGTTCACCGATAGGTCTTCGATTATTGCGCTACCACCAACCATAAGCCGAAGCTTGTCGCCTTTAAGTATAAAGTCCTGCAATCCCTTTGCGGCGAACACGTAATACCACATAAACCTTTCCTCCTTCCGTGGATAAAGGAAACCCATTTCCGCTGTTTAAAACGATGCAATCGTCTTTCATTATATGCCATGTGCCGCCCTGAACAAAACAGGACGGCACATGAGATCAAAGAGGGAAAGAAACTGAGTTTTAGGTCGTGAACATAAAGCTTTGTATGATAATATGAGACAAGGCACACAATAAAAAGACCTTGGAGGTGTGATAATGTCCGGAAAAACGACAAGAGCCGTGGTAGTCTCCAGCTGTGGCACCAGCTTAATAACCAATGGAGCATCCCAGGAGGACAGAAAGACGATAATAAAGACTTCAAACTCCACCATAGGAGAGATAAAAAAAGAGGACTTGGCTTGTCTGGAGAGAATAATATCCGAAAAGGAGTCTCTCCTGGAAGATGGAACCCACGACGAGTTACGTAGGTACAGCGCCGAGTTAAACGGAATTTTGGGTCTGTACGAGGAAGATCTTTCTAACGCCGATGGCAATCACCATATCTTTCTACATACCGACACTTACCAAGGGGAGGAAGTCGCAAAAAGGCTGAATAAATGGGCTCTATCCAAAAAAATGTCATCAGAGGTCTATGCCATAAAAAGCCTGAACACAGCCAACATAAATGATTTCAACGAAGGGATGCTTAACCTATCTTCCTGGTGTGCCCAGTGTTTGCCGGGCTACAAGGAGAATGGATATAAAATTATTTTCAACTTGATTGGAGGATTCAAGAGCCTCCAGGGATTTATGCAGACCTTGGGGATGTTCTACGCCGACGAGAGCATTTATCTCTTCGAGGGAGAAAGATCGCTGCTTAGAATTCCCAAGCTGCCTATCGATATAAACGAAGAGGCTCAAAGGCTTATGAGAAACGACATGGATCTGTTCAGATGCCTCGCCAGAGGTCCGATAAAATTTGAAAAATGCTCCCATATCCCGTCGACATTGCTGTTCAAGCTAGAGGACGAATGCGAGCTATCTCCCTGGGGACGGATGATGTGGGACCAGTTCAAGCCTACCGCTTACGGCGAGAGGCTATGGCCGTCGCCATCGGATAGAATCGTCTTTTCGGATAAGTTTACGAACGCAGCATCAAACCTTCAGGAAGCAAAGCGACGGAGGATAATAAACGAGCGAATTGACGATTTGGCCAGGCTTCTTGAGCAAAAGTCATCTAGAAACAACCTCAATCGGCTGGACTTTAAGGCCCTAAAAGGCAAACCTTGTCCTCCATCAACCCACGAGATAGACGCATGGGCGGATCAAGGAGCCCGGAGGATAATCGGACACTATGAAGGGCCCAGCTTTATCGTCGATGATCTAATACCCCATCTGCCAACATAGCAACCAAGAGAGGTCGGAGCCCGAGGGCTCCGACCTCTCGACAGAGGTTATTTAAGGATCTCGGAGATAGCCCCTACGAGCTTATCCCTGTCCAAAACGGTGTCTATACCTAGGATGGAAAAATTAATACCAAAATCACTCATATTGTTTTTTATTTTTGAACATTGATCTTCCGAGGAAAGGCTAACTAAGATAGTTTTTGCATGCCCTCCTCCGATTTGCCTCGATCTCTGGTTTGCCTCAAAGGCCTTTTGTTTGCACAGCCCCTCCTTAGAATCAGTAGTACAGGAG
The uncultured Dethiosulfovibrio sp. genome window above contains:
- a CDS encoding CRISPR-associated protein: MSGKTTRAVVVSSCGTSLITNGASQEDRKTIIKTSNSTIGEIKKEDLACLERIISEKESLLEDGTHDELRRYSAELNGILGLYEEDLSNADGNHHIFLHTDTYQGEEVAKRLNKWALSKKMSSEVYAIKSLNTANINDFNEGMLNLSSWCAQCLPGYKENGYKIIFNLIGGFKSLQGFMQTLGMFYADESIYLFEGERSLLRIPKLPIDINEEAQRLMRNDMDLFRCLARGPIKFEKCSHIPSTLLFKLEDECELSPWGRMMWDQFKPTAYGERLWPSPSDRIVFSDKFTNAASNLQEAKRRRIINERIDDLARLLEQKSSRNNLNRLDFKALKGKPCPPSTHEIDAWADQGARRIIGHYEGPSFIVDDLIPHLPT
- a CDS encoding RAMP superfamily CRISPR-associated protein produces the protein MKSILIEIQILSFWHAGSGIGRGSDLDAMVYRDVTDLPCLPGRTVKGILREGFQICEDAGMLSSGKTAELFGSPATKERDSAPGSLRFNDAQLPEPDRSYLASSEGALLRQSLYSSFASTSLDENGLARDYTLRTIELAVPVTLVTSVSSMTGSDVCLEDFIKACSVVRGIGGHRTRGLGRCRWTAKDGGELGV